Below is a genomic region from Pseudarthrobacter sulfonivorans.
CGCAGCCTTGACGGGGGCCAGTCTCGGGTCAAGGCGCAGGACGGTACGGACGTCGACGCCGCCCTTGGCGTTGGGTGCCTCGTCCTCGGTGTACGCGTCCACCAGGAACGCCATGAAGGAACGGGTCAGGCCTGCGGCCGGCTCGATCACGTACGGGGTGTAGCGCTCGTTGGTGGCCTGGTTGAAGTAGCTCAGGTCCTGGCCGGAAGCCTTGGAGTGCGTGGAGAGGTCGAAGTCGGTGCGGTTGGCGATGCCTTCGAGCTCGCCCCATTCCGAGCCCTGGAAGCCGAAGCGGTATTCGATGTCCGTGGTGCCCTTGGAGTAGTGGCTGAGCTTGTCCAGCGGGTGCTCGAAGAAGCGCAGGTTCTCTTCCCGGATGCCCAGGCCGGTGTACCAGGACATGCGCTCTTTCATCCAGTACTGGTGCCACTCTTCGTCAGTGCCGGGCTCGACGAAGAACTCCATTTCCATCTGCTCGAACTCACGGGTGCGGAAGATGAAGTTGCCCGGTGTGATCTCGTTCCGGAAGGACTTGCCGATCTGGCCGATGCCGAAGGGCGGCTTCTTGCGGGAGGTGGTCAGGACGTTGCTGAAGTTCACGAATATGCCCTGGGCCGTTTCGGGGCGCAGGTAGTGCATGCCTTCGTCGCTGGCCACCGGGCCGAGGAAGGTCTTGAGCAGGCCGGAGAACTCCTGGGGTTCGGTCCATTCGCCGCGCGTGCCGCAGTTGACGCAGGCAATGTCCTTCAGGCCGTTCTCGGCGGGGCGGCCCTTCTTTTCCTCGTACTCTTCCTCGAGGTGGTCGGCACGGTAGCGCTTGTGGCAGGAGAGGCACTCCACGAGCGGGTCCGAGAAGACATCAACGTGGCCGGAGGCTTCCCATACCTGGCGGGGCAGGATGACGGAGGAATCCAAGCCCACCACGTCCTCGCGGCCGCGGACCATGGACTGCCACCACTGGCGCTTGATGTTTTCCTTCAGCTCGGCGCCGAGGGGTCCGTAGTCCCAGGCAGAGCGCGAGCCTCCGTAGATTTCACCGGCCTGGAACACAAAGCCCCTTCGCTTGGAAAGGGAAATGACCTGGTCGAGTACGGATTTTGCTGCCATGGTGGACTCCAATTTCTACAGGGCCGCTGGGTGCGGTCCGCGGGTATCTGGCCCCGCTGCACGTGGGTGCATCACCGCTGGGTGCGGGCGGGGCGGGCGAAGGAACGAGATGCAGAGAACTGCGTGTCCTAGCCTACCGGCCGCTGCCTCCGGAAGCTGCCTGCCTCCGGAAGGCGCCCCGCGGCCACGGCAGTGTGGCCAGGATGATGGCGGCCAGCGTCAGCAGTGTGCCCAGGACGGTGGCCGGGGCCACGACGCTCCCGGGGGCCGGCACCAGGAGGTCCAGCCCCAGGGAGCCAAGGAGCTGTCCGGCGATCATGCCGAGCCCGGTCACTAGCACGCCCAGGCTGCGGACCAGCAGCGCACCCAGGCCGATGAACACACAGCCCATGGGCCCGCCCAGGTAGTACCACCACTCGGCCGGCAACGGATTGCCCGGCCCGAATACAGCCACCTTGACGGCCAAGGCAATCCACAGGAACACGGAGCCGGCAACGAAATTCACCAGCGTGGCGGCGACGGGCGAACCGTAGTGGACCGTGGCCGTCCCGTTCATCGCCTGTTGGAAGCTCATCAGGAAACCGGCCAGGACAGGGAGGATCAACGGCAGAACCAAGGATTCCAGCCCGCCTGCTCCGTCGGCAGGGGCGCCCGGGGAGCCCGGCGATCCGGCCAGTCGCGGCGAAACCGCCCATGCTACGGCGGCGACCGTCAGCACGCAGCCGATGATCCGCATGGGCGTGACGGCCCTCTTGCCGGCAGGTCCGATGCCCAGCCGGTCCACCAGCAGCCCGCTCAGGGTCTGCCCGGTCACGGCGGCGACGGTAAACAGTGCCACGCCCAGGATGCCCACGGTGAAGGACTGGGCGAAGACAAATAGGGCACCGATGCCGCCGGCCAGCACGTAAACGGGCGGGAAAGCCCGGGTCCGGACCGCCGGCAGGATCCTGGCCAGACCGGCGCGGCCGCTGGGCAGGATCAGGGAGATCAGGATCATCACCACCAGGCCGGCGCTGAAACCCACCACGGCCGCGGCGATGCCGTCGTTGAGCCGGACGCCGAGGGCCCCGTTGATCCGGCCCTGGACGGGAATGGCCAGTCCCGCGCCGACGGCCAGCGGGAGCCCCGCGAAGCGCGGCAGCCGTGGGGTGTGGGTCATTGGATTCACCTTACGTCAGGCATTATTGCTTGTATGAGCAACCAGGACATTCAAGAGATCCCCATCCGCGACAGCATGATCCGCCTTGGCCAGCTCCTGAAGCTCGCCAGCCTGGTGGAGGACGGCGTGGAAGCCGCTGAGCTGATCAAGAACGGACTCGTCAAGGTCAACGGCGAGATCGAGGACCGCCGCGGACGCCAGCTGCACAACGGCGACACCGTCACCGCCAACGGGCAGACCGTGCAGGTTGTGGCCCCCGAAGCCTGATTTAGCAGGCCTGGCTCAGCCTCAGTCGGCCAGGACAGGGTAAGCGGCCGGCGGCACTGTGCCGCCGGCCGCCGTCGTACGTTTATTTGTTCAGCACCTCGTGCGTCAGGAACTCGGAGACGTGCCCGATTTCCTGCTGGTTGATGCCGTGCCACATGCCCGTGTAGAGGACCTTGGTGAGCTTGACGTGCCCGCGCACCCAGCCCATGGTGTAGTCGATCTTGTCGGGGGTGATCACGGGGTCCTGCTGGTCCCGGCCCCAGAAGAGCGGCACTGTGCCGTCCAGCTCGCCGTCCTTGAAGGATGGGTCCCCGTCCGCGTTGACCACAAAACCGGAAAGCCCGACGACGGCGGCATAGTCAGCGGGGCGCTGCCGGAGCAGCGTGGTGGCCATCGCCATTCCCATGGAAAAGCCGAGCAGCGTCACCGACGGGTGGTCGGCTTTGACGTTGTCAATCCAGTCCTGCACGTAACCGGCGCCAGCTTTGACGGCGTCGAGCGTGTATTCGATGGAGGCCGTCAGGGGGAACCACATAAACCCGGGGCCCGTAGCCAGGGGCGCCCGGAGCGAAGCAACAACAAAGTCCTCGGGAAGCATATCCGCCAGGCTCAGCAGGTCCTGTTCGTTGGCGCCGTAGCCGTGAAGCAGCACCAGCAGCGGCTTTCCGGTGCGCTGGTCCTCCGGCCGGGACCACAGAACAACGGGGGCGGGAAATACTTGGGCGTCAGTCATGGTTTCCATTCTTACAGTTACCCGGCGGTAACTACCTACGGTGGCGTAGCTTGTGAGCAAGGAGGCAGGATAGGACCGTGAATGAAGCAAAAGCCATGCAGAGCCCGCCCAGGGCCACGGAAGCCCACCCCTGGAGCCGCTATGTGGCGATGGGAGATTCGTTCACCGAGGGCATCGGCGACCCGGACCCCACAAGCCCCGGCGGCTTCCGCGGCTGGGCGGACCGGGTGGCCGAGGAACTGGGCAGGGGCCAGGCGGACTTCGCCTATGCCAACCTGGCCGTCCGCGGCCGGCTGCTGCAGCAGATCGTGGACCAGCAGCTCGCTCCGTGCCTGGCGCTTAAGCCGGACCTGATAACCCTTTCCGCCGGCGGCAACGATCTCATCAGGCCGGGCGGCGACCCCGACGCCCTCGCCGAAAAACTTGATTCAGTGGTCCAGATCCTGGCCATGGGCGGCGCCACGGTGGTGCTGTTCAACGGTCCGGATACCGGATCCTCGGTCCTGGGACGGATCCGCAGCAAGGTGGCCATCTACAACGAGAACCTCCGCACAGTGGCCGCCCGCCATGACGCCATCATCGCCGACATGTGGTCGCTCAAGCAGCTGAACGATCCGCAGATGTGGGACGAGGACCGCCTGCATTTTTCGCCGCTGGGACACCACACCATCGCCGCCATGGTGCTGGAATCGCTCAACGTGGACCACACGCTCGAGCCTCTCCGGCCCAAGCCCCTGCCCGCCCGCACGTGGCGGACAGCCCGTTCCGAGGACCTGGTGTGGGCCCGAGAGTACTTTGTCCCGTGGGTGGTGCGGCGGCTGCGCCACCGCTCCTCCGGCGACGGAATCACCGCAAAACGCCCGACGCCGGGCCCTGTGTTCGGCCCGGGCGTTCCGTTGGGTTCCGGCGAGGGGCCGCTGGGCACCACCGACGCCCGGCGCTAGCGGCGGCCCCGGCGTGAGCGGCGGCACGGCGTGACCCAGGGACGGCTCCCCCGGACAGGCATGGATCCGGATGAGGTGGTGCGGCGCCGGCTTCACGCCCAACGGCTGCGGGGGCCCGGCCTGAACGCCGCGGAGGACGCCGTCCGGCACCTGCTGGCTGTCCAGGCGCAGGAGTTTCCGTACGCCCGCTGGAGCCTGGCGCAACGGACCAACGGACTTAGAGCTGCCGGCGGGGCGCCGTCGCATCGTGTCGCTGCCGAGGCTGCGGTGGCCACAGCCTCGGAGGTTGAGCAGGCGGTGTCCGACGGGCGTATCCTGCGCACCCATATCCTGCGGCCCACCTGGCATTTTGTGCACCGCGAGGATCTTCGCTGGCTGACGGCATTGTCCGCGCCGCGGCTTCACCAGGGCAACGCGGGCATGTACCGGCAGACCGGGATTGATGCCGCCGCCGCTGGCCGGAGCGGGCAGGTCCTGGCCGAAGCCGTCCGGGGCGGGCCACACCTGACCCGCGAACAGCTGGCCGCGCGGCTGCAGGACGAAGGGTTCGCGGCCACCGGCTTCGGGCTGGCCTACCTGATCATGCACGCCGAGATCAGCGGGATCCTGACCAGCGGGTCGCCGGTGCGCAGCCGGGGCGGGGCCCTGAAGCAGACCTACGCCCTTTTTGACGAGCGTGTACCTGCCGGCCCGGCCGTGCCGCCCACCCGGGCCGAAGCGCTCAGCGAGCTCGTCCGGCGCTACTTCACCAGCCGCGGGCCGGCCACGGTCAAGGATTGCGCCGATTGGTCCGGGCTCACCATGGCCGACGTGCGGCTGGGCCTTCAACAGTCCCTGGCGGCTGCTCCCGAAACGCTGGCAACGTCGGCGATTGACGGCGTCGATCATTATTTCGACGCCGGCGCGGAGGCCGGTTCGGAGGCCGGCAATACCGCGGCCGGACCGCGGATCGATCTGATCCAGTGCTACGACGAATACGTGATGGGCTATTCCGCAACGCGGCACTATCTGGGCGGCAGCGCTCCGGTGTTCCCGGTCGCCGGGGATCCGATGCATGTGGTGCTGCTGGACGGGCGGATGGCCGGCTGCTGGCGGCACACCATGTTCTCCGGCCGCTGTGAGCTGGATATCCGGCTGTCCGCTGCCGCGGACCGGGCCACGGAAGATGCCGTGCAGGACGCCGTGGACCGGTACGGGGCCTTCCTGGGGATCCCGGCCGCGCGTGTGGGCTCCGGGGTTAAGCTGGAAGGACACATATGAGAGGCGCTACACCGTGAACAGCTTGTTTTTCTGGATCATCATTCTGTCGTTCGTGATACCGATGGCGATGCGGATGTACCGGAAATCCGTGAACAAACGGAACCAGGAGCAGAGCTTTTCCGGGCGCTACCCCGAGCAGTTTCCAGGCGGCGGGCAGTACCCGGGCAGCGATCAGTACCCGGGCCCGCAGAACAAGCAGCCCCGTGACGGCTACACGCAGCAGGATTACATGAGTGGCGGCTTCCGGCAGATCATGAGCCCGCAGCCCCTGCCGCCTAGCCAGCCATTGCCGCCCATGCAGCCGATTCCTTCTGCGGATCAGCAGTTCCCGCCGTACGGTCAGCCGCAACCCAACGGCCAGCCGGTGCCGGAGCAGCGCGCGGAAGCACCGCAGCAGCCTGCCGCCCCCGCTATTCCCCTGCCGCCGTCGGGCCCGCAGGGATACCGTGCCCGGAAACTGGCCGAACTCGACCAGCAGTACAGCAACGGCGAGCTGGCCATGGAGGACTACATGAAGCGCCGCTCCGACATCATGAACGGCTGATCGCTTAGTCAGCGCGAGAGGACACTTGAGGCCCCTGATTCCAGGGGCCCTCAAGTGTCCTCTCGCGTTTAAGAGCAGGGGCTCAAGTGTCCGTTCGGGCTTAGACGAGGAAGGTCTTCCGGAGTTGGACGCCGAGCTGGCCGATCTCGGTCAGGAAGCCGTCGTGGCCGATCGGGGCCTCAATAACGTGCACGTCCACGTCGCCCGGGAGCGCGTCAGCCAGCTCACGGGACTGGGACGGGAAGTACAGCCGGTCGCTGTCCACGGCAGCCACGAAGAACCTGGCGGTGGCACGGCCCAAGGCTTCGTTCAGCGAGCCCCGCCCGCGGCAGACGTCGTGGCTCATCAGGGCGTCGGTGATGGCGATGTAGCTGTTGGCATCAAAGCGCCGCACCAGCTTTTTGCCCTGGTGGTCCAGGTAGCTTTCCACCTGGTAGCGGCCCCGCTCCCCCAGCGCTGCCGCCTGGAACGGCGACTCCGGGTGCTGGGCCGACCGTCCGAAGCGGCCATGGAATTCCTCGGCGGAGCGGTAGGTGATGTGGGCGATGCGCCGTGCCAGGGCCAGGCCGTCCTCCGGCAGCGGACCGCCGTAGTAGTCGCCGTCGTTAAAATTGCTGTCCTGGCGGATGGCGAGCGTCTGCGCCTGGGCGAACGCGATCTGTTCGGCCGTGCTGGCGGCACCGATCGAGATAACGGCGCACCGCTGAACCCGTTCCGGGTAGGTGACCGCCCATTCCAGGGCCCGCGCGCCGCCCATGGAACCGCCCAGCACGGCGTACCAGCTCGGGATGCCCAGCTGGTCAGCCAGCCTGGCCTCGGCCGCCGTGGTGTCCCGCAGCGTTACCAACGGAAAGCGGGACCCCCACGGCTTGCCGTCCGGTGCAACCGAGGACGGCCCTGTGGAGCCGTAGCAGCCGCCCACGATGTTGATGGAGACCACAAAGAACCGGTCCGTGTCCACCGGCGCACCGGGCCCGGCCAGCTGTTCCCACCAGCCGGGCTCGTCACTGTCGCCGCGGGTCACGTGTGTGCTTCCGGTCAGGGCGTGCTCAATCAGGACGGCGTTGGAGCCGTCCGCGTTGAGGGTTCCCCACGTTTCATAGCCGAGGGTGACTTCCGGGAGGTAGCCGCCGGCTTCGAGCTCGAGTCCGCCGATGCTGGCGTAACGGACCACCCCGTTTCCGGGTGCTGCAGTACGGGAAATCGTAATCGTCATGGAAGGACCTTTTCTATGCGCTTGCCCACCGTCAATTGACCGGCAGGCCAGGTCCTCACCCGGGGCACCCCACCGCAAAAGAGGGTTGCCGGCCAGCAAGCCGGGGCTGTCGCTGGCACTCATGACCTGCTTCGAGTGTACGAACAGCCCCGGTCTATTGCTAAGCGTGTGACTGGTTATGACTTCGCGGGAGCCCTACTGCGGCTGGCCGGCCGCGTCCTTGCCAGGGTCCGCCGCGCCCTTGGCCGCCCGGAAATGTCCACTCGTGACGCATCAGGATTCCGGTAAGGCTACCCTTAGCTGAGAGCCGGATCACAAAGTGCCAAGATGATGGCATGCGCATGGATCACGTCTCTTACGCCTGTGAACAAGATGGCCTCGTTGCCACCACCGAACGTATTTCGTCCGCCCTCGGCGTTGAAGCCGTGAAGGGCGGGGTGCACCCCCGGTTTGGAACCCGGAACATGATTATTCCCCTCGCCGGCCACAAATACCTGGAAGTTGTGGAGGTCCTGAACCACCCTGCATCGGACAAGGCTCCCTTCGGGCAGGCTGTCCGGGCACGGTCCGAAGCCGGCGGCGGCTGGATGGGCTGGTGCGTCGAAGTGGACGACCTCGCTCCGTTCGAAGACCGCCTGGGCCGTGCCGCCGTCAACGGCAACCGCAAGTTCCCGGACGGCCGCGAGCTGGTCTGGAAGCAGATCGGCATCCTGGGCCTGATCGCGGACCCGCAGGTCCCGTACATGCTCAAGTGGGAGGGCGACCCCGCCCTGCACCCGTCCAACGCCTATGAGAGCAACGTCAAGATGAGCTGCCTGACCATAGCCGGTTCCGCCGAACGCGTGACGGAATGGCTGGGCGAACCCGTCGAGAAGCCGCTGGAGGATGTGGCCGTTGACTGGGTGGCTCCGCATGGAACCCCGGGCATCCTGTCCGTAACCTTCGAAACCGCTACCGGAGCAGTCACCATCTGATTGCACGTTCAATAGCTTCGGCCGCCATCAGCGGGTGCCAATGATGCCACCCACCGATGGCGGCCGAATCCCTTTAAGCCGGACCTGCATCAGTGCACGCGCGCCGCGCGGGCACGGCAGCTGTCCTACCCCAGGCCTACCGCCCGGCCAAAGAGGCTGAAGCCGACGAAAGCCACGATGTCCAGCAGCGCATGCGCGATGACCAGCGGCATAATCCGCTTGGTTTTCGTGTAGAGCCAGGCGAAGACCACACCCATCACTGCGTTGCCGATAAACGGCCCGAAGCCTTGGTATAGGTGGTAGCTGCCGCGGAGCATCGAGCTAATGAAGATGGCCAGGGGCATGCTCCAGCCGAACTTGCCGAAGCGGTCCAGGAGGTAGCCCACCACGATCACTTCTTCCACCACGGCGTGCCGCAGCGCGGACAGGATCAGGACGGGAACTGTCCACCAGTACGAGTCGAGTGCGCTGGGGATGATGGCGGTGGTGATCCCCAGGGCACGTCCCGCTGCGTAGAGGCCCAGCGAAGGAATTCCGATCAGCGCCGCGAGGCCAAAGCCCTGCAGCAGGTCACGGCCCGGCCGGGCGAAGTTGAACCCCAGCTTCCGGAAGGCGGACCCGCCCTGGGCGCTCAAGCCGGAACCGGATTGCCGCTGGTCCGTGAGGAAGTAGATGACCAGCAGCACGGGCACGAGGGCGAAAATGATGTCCAGCAGCTGGTAGGTGAGGTCGAAGTATTCGCGGGGGCTCTGTGACCGGTTCAGCGTGGACGTGCCTTCGGCCAGCGGGGCCCGAGTCATCTTGTCCAGCAGCTGCACCACCGAGTAGACGGCGGACTGCCCCAGGGAAAGGCCCAGCACAATCCAGACTTCAATCCGCAGCCGACGGCGGGAGGGAACCAACATGGTTCCATCTTGCCTGTAGTTTCTGGTTCTTCGCTGATTGGGAGGGTGGCCAGCTCGCCGGGGCTGACCAAAGTGAGAGAGCGTCAGCCAAAAACCCACCGAAAGTGAGAGAGCGTCCGCCAAAAACCCACCAAAAGTGAGAGAGCGTCCATGCGGCGGGACCTATGCTTGGGGCTTATGAGCGCGCCTGGGAAAATCTTCATGATCCGGCACGGCCAGTCCGCGGCAAATGTCGATACGTCCATCTACAACAGGGTCCCGGACTACCGGATTCCGTTGACTCCCCTGGGCCTGGCGCAGGCCACGGCGGCCGGGGAACGGATCCGCCGCGAGCTGGACGGCCGGCAGGTCTGCGTTTATGTGTCGCCGTACCTGCGGGCGCACCAGACCCTGGAGGCGCTCAACCTCGGCAATCTCACGGAGCGGGTGATCGAAGAGCCGCGGCTCCGCGAGCAGGACTGGGCCAATTTCCAGATCACCGGCGACATCGAGGACCAGAAGGAACTCCGCAACGCCTACGGCCATTTCTTCTACCGGTTCCGGGAGGGCGAATCCGGCTCCGACGTCTACGACCGGATCTCATCCTTTATGGAGACGCTGTACCGGCACTGGTCCAAACCGGACTACGCCCCCAACACCCTGCTGGTGACCCACGGGCTCACCATGCGCCTGTTCTGCATGCGCTGGTTCCACTGGTCGGTGGAATATTTCGAATCGCTCAACAACCCGGACAATGCCGCGGTGCGGACCCTCCTGCGCACCGACCTGGGCAAGTACGAACTCGATATTCCGTTCAGCCAGTGGGTGGACCGCCGGGTGGACGAGACCGTCCTGGATGCGCCGCCGGTGATCTTCTAGGCGTTGTTGCAGGTCCCTTAGTGCGGGGCCACGATCACTTCGGTGCCATTGGCTTCGAATGCGGCCTTGTCCTCGGCGGAGATCCCGGAGTCAGTGATCAGGCGGGTGAACGCGTAACCGTCCATGGTGGCGAAGGCTCTGACGCCCACCTTGGAGGAGTCGGCCAGCACGTACGAGATCCGGGCCCGGCTGGCCAGCAGGGCATTCACGGAGGCTTCGCCCTCCCCAGTGTTGGTGGGACCGACCTCGGGGTCGATGCCGTTCACGCCGATGAAGGCGATGTCCATGACCACCTTCTGCATGATGATGTCGGTGTACGGGCCCACGAGTTCGTACGAGCGGGGGTTCAGGATGCCGCCGGTCACCATGACTTTGATGTTGGGTCGGACCGCCAACTGCGCAGCGATGTTGATGGCGTTGGTGACCACCGTCAGGGTGGACTGGTGGCCGGGAGCGTTGAGGTCCTCGCGCGTGGCCAGGATTTGAGCCAGGGCCGTGCTGGTGGTGCCGCCGCAGAGACCGATCACAGCGCCGGGAAAAATCAGCGCCGAGGCGGCCTGGGCGATCTGCTCCTTGGCTTCGGCGTGGTCGTCACGGTTGTACCGCCCGGGGAGGTCGTAGGCCAGGGCGCCGGTGGTGGCCCCGCCCCGGGTGCGGGTCAGCAGCCGCCGCTTGGCCAGGCTGTCCAGGTCCCGCCGTGCCGTGGCCGGCGAGACCGCGAGCTGGGAGACAATCTCCTCCACCTCCACCTGGCCGGTCTTGGCGAGAATGTCCAGGATGGCCGTCAGGCGGTCAGTGCGGGTCATGGGGGCCTCTCAGCGATCAAACAGTCACCAATATATGACGTTATCTGATCATAACAGGCACAAATGATCACCTCGCAATCACTAAGTGCGACCGTACTTAGCGTGCCCGTACACCGGCCCGCCACACGGCGTACGTGAGCGGCATGCCCGGGCGGTAAGCGAGATGCGTTGCTGAGGGGGCGTTCAGCATGTGCAGGTCCGCACGATGCCCGACGGCGAGCGAACCCACCGCCCGGACGCCGTCGGCGTCGTGCCCTGCCTCCCGGTGCAGCGCCAGCGCGCCGCCATACGTTGCGGCGCGCACCGCTTCATGGACGCTCAGGCGCATCTGCAGCACGGCCGTCGCCACGTTGAACGCCATGGAACTGGTGTACGAGGTGCCCGGGTTGCAATTGGAGGCGAGCGCCACCTGCACGCCGGCGTCCAGCAGTTCACGCCCCGGGGCCAGCGGCTGCCGGGTGGAGAGATCGCACGCGGGGAGGCAAGTTGCCACGGTGCCGCGGGAACCACTGCCCGTGTCCGGACTCCAGCCGGACCAGCTTTCCGCCAGCACCGCCACATCACGGGACGACAGGTAGTTCACGTGGTCCACGCTGGCTGCCCCGAGTTCCACCGCCAGCTGCACGCCCGGACCCTCGCCGAGCTGGTTCCCGTGGACGCGTATCCCCAGTCCGGCGGCCCGGCACGCCTCCAGCACACGGCGGGACTGCTCCGCCGTGAAGGCGCCTTCCTCGCAGAAGACGTCCGCCCACCGGACGTACGGCCGGACGGCGTCAAGCATGGGCCCGCAGACGAGATCGGTGTAGGCATCCGCATCGGTGCCCAAGGGGACAAGGTGGGCACCCAGGTAGGTGACTTCGTCTACGACAGTGGAGGCGATCCGGGCACTCCGGGCCTCGTGCTCAATATCCAGCCCGTAGCCCGTCTT
It encodes:
- a CDS encoding glycine--tRNA ligase codes for the protein MAAKSVLDQVISLSKRRGFVFQAGEIYGGSRSAWDYGPLGAELKENIKRQWWQSMVRGREDVVGLDSSVILPRQVWEASGHVDVFSDPLVECLSCHKRYRADHLEEEYEEKKGRPAENGLKDIACVNCGTRGEWTEPQEFSGLLKTFLGPVASDEGMHYLRPETAQGIFVNFSNVLTTSRKKPPFGIGQIGKSFRNEITPGNFIFRTREFEQMEMEFFVEPGTDEEWHQYWMKERMSWYTGLGIREENLRFFEHPLDKLSHYSKGTTDIEYRFGFQGSEWGELEGIANRTDFDLSTHSKASGQDLSYFNQATNERYTPYVIEPAAGLTRSFMAFLVDAYTEDEAPNAKGGVDVRTVLRLDPRLAPVKAAVLPLSRNEDLSPKAKDLGAQLRKNWNIDFDDAGAIGRRYRRQDEIGTPFCITVDFDTLEDQAVTIRERDSMSQERVSLDKVEGYLAARLIGA
- a CDS encoding DMT family transporter translates to MTHTPRLPRFAGLPLAVGAGLAIPVQGRINGALGVRLNDGIAAAVVGFSAGLVVMILISLILPSGRAGLARILPAVRTRAFPPVYVLAGGIGALFVFAQSFTVGILGVALFTVAAVTGQTLSGLLVDRLGIGPAGKRAVTPMRIIGCVLTVAAVAWAVSPRLAGSPGSPGAPADGAGGLESLVLPLILPVLAGFLMSFQQAMNGTATVHYGSPVAATLVNFVAGSVFLWIALAVKVAVFGPGNPLPAEWWYYLGGPMGCVFIGLGALLVRSLGVLVTGLGMIAGQLLGSLGLDLLVPAPGSVVAPATVLGTLLTLAAIILATLPWPRGAFRRQAASGGSGR
- a CDS encoding RNA-binding S4 domain-containing protein translates to MSNQDIQEIPIRDSMIRLGQLLKLASLVEDGVEAAELIKNGLVKVNGEIEDRRGRQLHNGDTVTANGQTVQVVAPEA
- a CDS encoding alpha/beta hydrolase, yielding MTDAQVFPAPVVLWSRPEDQRTGKPLLVLLHGYGANEQDLLSLADMLPEDFVVASLRAPLATGPGFMWFPLTASIEYTLDAVKAGAGYVQDWIDNVKADHPSVTLLGFSMGMAMATTLLRQRPADYAAVVGLSGFVVNADGDPSFKDGELDGTVPLFWGRDQQDPVITPDKIDYTMGWVRGHVKLTKVLYTGMWHGINQQEIGHVSEFLTHEVLNK
- a CDS encoding SGNH/GDSL hydrolase family protein, which codes for MQSPPRATEAHPWSRYVAMGDSFTEGIGDPDPTSPGGFRGWADRVAEELGRGQADFAYANLAVRGRLLQQIVDQQLAPCLALKPDLITLSAGGNDLIRPGGDPDALAEKLDSVVQILAMGGATVVLFNGPDTGSSVLGRIRSKVAIYNENLRTVAARHDAIIADMWSLKQLNDPQMWDEDRLHFSPLGHHTIAAMVLESLNVDHTLEPLRPKPLPARTWRTARSEDLVWAREYFVPWVVRRLRHRSSGDGITAKRPTPGPVFGPGVPLGSGEGPLGTTDARR
- a CDS encoding winged helix DNA-binding domain-containing protein produces the protein MDPDEVVRRRLHAQRLRGPGLNAAEDAVRHLLAVQAQEFPYARWSLAQRTNGLRAAGGAPSHRVAAEAAVATASEVEQAVSDGRILRTHILRPTWHFVHREDLRWLTALSAPRLHQGNAGMYRQTGIDAAAAGRSGQVLAEAVRGGPHLTREQLAARLQDEGFAATGFGLAYLIMHAEISGILTSGSPVRSRGGALKQTYALFDERVPAGPAVPPTRAEALSELVRRYFTSRGPATVKDCADWSGLTMADVRLGLQQSLAAAPETLATSAIDGVDHYFDAGAEAGSEAGNTAAGPRIDLIQCYDEYVMGYSATRHYLGGSAPVFPVAGDPMHVVLLDGRMAGCWRHTMFSGRCELDIRLSAAADRATEDAVQDAVDRYGAFLGIPAARVGSGVKLEGHI
- a CDS encoding lipase chaperone, with amino-acid sequence MNSLFFWIIILSFVIPMAMRMYRKSVNKRNQEQSFSGRYPEQFPGGGQYPGSDQYPGPQNKQPRDGYTQQDYMSGGFRQIMSPQPLPPSQPLPPMQPIPSADQQFPPYGQPQPNGQPVPEQRAEAPQQPAAPAIPLPPSGPQGYRARKLAELDQQYSNGELAMEDYMKRRSDIMNG
- the metX gene encoding homoserine O-acetyltransferase MetX, which codes for MTITISRTAAPGNGVVRYASIGGLELEAGGYLPEVTLGYETWGTLNADGSNAVLIEHALTGSTHVTRGDSDEPGWWEQLAGPGAPVDTDRFFVVSINIVGGCYGSTGPSSVAPDGKPWGSRFPLVTLRDTTAAEARLADQLGIPSWYAVLGGSMGGARALEWAVTYPERVQRCAVISIGAASTAEQIAFAQAQTLAIRQDSNFNDGDYYGGPLPEDGLALARRIAHITYRSAEEFHGRFGRSAQHPESPFQAAALGERGRYQVESYLDHQGKKLVRRFDANSYIAITDALMSHDVCRGRGSLNEALGRATARFFVAAVDSDRLYFPSQSRELADALPGDVDVHVIEAPIGHDGFLTEIGQLGVQLRKTFLV
- a CDS encoding VOC family protein, translating into MRMDHVSYACEQDGLVATTERISSALGVEAVKGGVHPRFGTRNMIIPLAGHKYLEVVEVLNHPASDKAPFGQAVRARSEAGGGWMGWCVEVDDLAPFEDRLGRAAVNGNRKFPDGRELVWKQIGILGLIADPQVPYMLKWEGDPALHPSNAYESNVKMSCLTIAGSAERVTEWLGEPVEKPLEDVAVDWVAPHGTPGILSVTFETATGAVTI
- a CDS encoding CPBP family intramembrane glutamic endopeptidase, whose protein sequence is MLVPSRRRLRIEVWIVLGLSLGQSAVYSVVQLLDKMTRAPLAEGTSTLNRSQSPREYFDLTYQLLDIIFALVPVLLVIYFLTDQRQSGSGLSAQGGSAFRKLGFNFARPGRDLLQGFGLAALIGIPSLGLYAAGRALGITTAIIPSALDSYWWTVPVLILSALRHAVVEEVIVVGYLLDRFGKFGWSMPLAIFISSMLRGSYHLYQGFGPFIGNAVMGVVFAWLYTKTKRIMPLVIAHALLDIVAFVGFSLFGRAVGLG
- a CDS encoding histidine phosphatase family protein, giving the protein MSAPGKIFMIRHGQSAANVDTSIYNRVPDYRIPLTPLGLAQATAAGERIRRELDGRQVCVYVSPYLRAHQTLEALNLGNLTERVIEEPRLREQDWANFQITGDIEDQKELRNAYGHFFYRFREGESGSDVYDRISSFMETLYRHWSKPDYAPNTLLVTHGLTMRLFCMRWFHWSVEYFESLNNPDNAAVRTLLRTDLGKYELDIPFSQWVDRRVDETVLDAPPVIF
- a CDS encoding DeoR/GlpR family DNA-binding transcription regulator; protein product: MTRTDRLTAILDILAKTGQVEVEEIVSQLAVSPATARRDLDSLAKRRLLTRTRGGATTGALAYDLPGRYNRDDHAEAKEQIAQAASALIFPGAVIGLCGGTTSTALAQILATREDLNAPGHQSTLTVVTNAINIAAQLAVRPNIKVMVTGGILNPRSYELVGPYTDIIMQKVVMDIAFIGVNGIDPEVGPTNTGEGEASVNALLASRARISYVLADSSKVGVRAFATMDGYAFTRLITDSGISAEDKAAFEANGTEVIVAPH